In one Nicotiana sylvestris chromosome 8, ASM39365v2, whole genome shotgun sequence genomic region, the following are encoded:
- the LOC138875143 gene encoding uncharacterized protein has translation MAEGTRLKLMDDKLAKHDELLADVLNIQEEVRNTQTGIQGTLELILERLTALERAPAGPNNGGGLLPLPEDQKVEVAALYLNGLAEMWYHSLLLSQGVLTWVEFKKEFISRFGVVLAEDVVEEFNKLSFIGALKEEIKFGVKLFKPTTLRFAIEKGRLQERAIEAAQKKEKANAKGLLRVNLTAITRNLPASKTTTFRLNPKVYEHMNNNHLCYRCGKKYNSGHQCKVKQLNCLKGKVEAEPQLEEPEITEVPIPSDLIIEGGVEQEIQETICMNALSGNSQGENSILVGGIMKKKQVIVMIDSGSTNSFVNEHTIKETGYQASFCPPVRVTLADGNYVMCTTHCKGFTWKMHGRSFQEGLLTNAPATFQALMNQVFQPYLRRFVLVFFDDILIYSLNLEEHVRHLMAVLDLLRKHTLFAKKSKCSFGQAQVEYLGHVITKERVSTDPAKIQEMWSQEAELAFSSLKSVMSSTPVLAFPDYAKEFVVETDASHGGIGVVLMQEGKPIAYFSKVLAQKHRGKSIYEKEYMALLSAVDKWRHYWQFKHFIVRTHMEHYEFRVLPFGLTNAPATFQALMNQVFQPYLRRFVVFFDDILIYSLNLEEHVRHLMAVLDLLRKHTLFAKKLKCSFGQAQVEYLGHVITKEGVSTDPAKIQEMWSQEAELAFSSLKSVMSSTPVLALPDYAKEFVVETDASHGGIGVVLMQEGKPIAYFSKVLAQKHRGKSIYEKEYMALLSAVDKWRHYWQFKHFIVRTHMEHYEFRVLPFGLTNAPATFQALMNQVFQPYLRRFVLVFFDDILIYSLNLEEHVRHLMAVLDLLRKHTLFAKKSKCSFGQEQVEYLGHVITKEGVSTDPAKIQEMWSQEAELAFSALKSVMSSTLVLALPDYAKEFVVETDASHGGIGVVLMQEGKPIAYFSKVLAQKHRGKSIYEKEYMALLSAVDKWRHYWQFKHFIGRTDHHSLKYLLEQKVTSAIQQKGLTKLIGLDYEFQYKK, from the exons ATGGCAGAAGGAACTCGTTTGAAGTTGATGGACGATAAACTTGCTAAGCATGACGAACTGTTGGCAGATGTGTTGAACATCCAAGAGGAGGTTCGTAATACTCAGACGGGAATCCAAGGAACTTTGGAGTTGATTCTCGAGAGGTTGACAGCACTGGAAAGAGCTCCAGCAGGACCAAACAATGGAGGAGGATTGCTACCCCTTCCA GAAGATCAAAAAGTAGAAGTCGCTGCTCTTTATTTGAATGGATTAGCTGAGATGTGGTATCACTCCTTGTTGTTAAGCCAAGGAGTATTAACTTGGGTTGAATTTAAGAAAGAATTTATTAGTAGGTTTGGAGTAGTATTAGCTGAGGATGTAGTCGAAGAGTTCAATAAGCTATC TTTTATAGGGGCTCTTAAGGAGGAAATCAAGTTTGGAGTCAAGTTGTTCAAGCCTACGACATTGAGGTTTGCCATTGAGAAGGGTAGGTTACAGGAAAGGGCTATTGAGGCTGCACAAAAGAAGGAGAAGGCTAATGCTAAGGGCCTTCTAAGGGTAAACCTCACAGCTATCACTAGAAACCTACCAGCAAGCAAGACCACTACATTTAGACTGAACCCTAAGGTGTATGAACACATGAATAACAATCACTTGTGTTACAGATGTGGGAAAAAATATAACAGTGGCCATCAGTGCAAAGTGAAGCAATTGAACTGCCTCAAGGGTAAGGTGGAAGCTGAACCTCAACTGGAGGAACCTGAGATTACAGAAGTGCCAATACCATCTGATTTGATTATTGAAGGTGGAGTGGAACAGGAAATTCAGGAAACCATATGTATGAATGCACTTTCAGGCAATAGCCAAGGAGAGAATTCCATTCTAGTAGGGGGGATTATGAAGAAAAAGCAAGTCATAGTGATGATTGATTCAGGGAGCACAAACAGTTTCGTAAATGAGCACACGATTAAAGAAACTGGCTATCAAGCTAGTTTTTGTCCACCAGTGAGGGTGACATTAGCAGATGGTAATTATGTCATGTGCACTACCCACTGCAAGGGATTCACATGGAAGATGCATGGCAGGTCATTCCAAGAAGGTCTTCTCACAAATGCTCCAGCAACATTCCAGGCCCTAATGAACCAGGTTTTTCAACCTTATCTGAGGAGATTTGTCCTAGTATTCTTTGATGATATACTCATTTACAGTTTAAATTTGGAGGAGCATGTTAGACATTTGATGGCTGTGCTAGACCTCTTGAGGAAGCATACCTTATTTGCTAAGAAGTCCAAGTGTTCCTTTGGACAAGCACAAGTGGAATACTTAGGTCATGTCATTACAAAAGAGAGAGTTTCCACTGATCCTGCTAAGATTCAAGAAATG TGGAGTCAAGAAGCTGAGTTAGCTTTTTCATCTCTCAAATCTGTCATGTCCTCAACACCAGTACTTGCATTTCCTGACTATGCTAAGGAGTTTGTGGTTGAAACTGATGCAAGCCATGGGGGAATTGGAGTTGTGCTCATGCAAGAGGGTAAACCAATTGCTTATTTCAGCAAGGTGCTAGCTCAGAAACATAGGGGAAAGTCCATTTATGAAAAAGAGTATATGGCCTTATTGAGTGCTGTGGATAAATGGAGGCACTACTGGCAGTTCAAACATTTTATAGTTAGAACTCACATGGAGCATTATGAATTCAGAGTGTTGCCTTTTGGGCTCACAAATGCTCCAGCAACATTCCAGGCCCTAATGAACCAGGTTTTTCAACCTTATCTGAGGAGATTTGTAGTATTCTTTGATGATATACTCATTTACAGTTTAAATTTGGAGGAGCATGTTAGACATTTGATGGCTGTGCTAGACCTCTTGAGGAAGCATACCTTATTTGCTAAGAAGTTAAAGTGTTCCTTTGGACAAGCACAAGTGGAATACTTAGGTCATGTCATTACAAAAGAGGGAGTTTCCACTGATCCTGCTAAGATTCAAGAAATG TGGAGTCAAGAAGCTGAGTTAGCTTTTTCATCTCTCAAATCTGTCATGTCCTCAACACCAGTACTTGCATTGCCTGACTATGCTAAGGAGTTTGTGGTTGAAACTGATGCAAGCCATGGGGGAATTGGAGTTGTGCTCATGCAAGAGGGTAAACCAATTGCTTATTTCAGCAAGGTGCTAGCTCAGAAACACAGGGGAAAGTCCATTTATGAAAAAGAGTATATGGCCTTATTGAGTGCTGTGGATAAATGGAGGCACTACTGGCAGTTCAAACATTTTATAGTTAGAACTCACATGGAGCATTATGAATTCAGAGTATTGCCTTTTGGGCTCACAAATGCTCCAGCAACATTCCAGGCCCTAATGAACCAGGTTTTTCAACCTTATCTGAGGAGATTTGTCCTAGTATTCTTTGATGATATACTCATTTACAGTTTAAATTTGGAGGAGCATGTTAGACATTTGATGGCTGTGCTAGACCTCTTGAGGAAGCATACCTTATTTGCTAAGAAGTCCAAGTGTTCCTTTGGCCAAGAACAAGTGGAATACTTAGGTCATGTCATTACAAAAGAGGGAGTTTCCACTGATCCTGCTAAGATTCAAGAAATG TGGAGTCAAGAAGCTGAGTTAGCTTTTTCAGCTCTCAAATCTGTCATGTCCTCAACACTAGTACTTGCATTGCCTGACTATGCTAAGGAGTTTGTGGTTGAAACTGATGCAAGCCATGGGGGAATTGGAGTTGTGCTCATGCAAGAGGGTAAACCAATTGCTTATTTCAGCAAGGTGCTAGCTCAGAAACATAGGGGAAAGTCCATTTATGAAAAAGAGTATATGGCCTTATTGAGTGCTGTAGATAAATGGAGGCACTACTGGCAGTTCAAACATTTTATAGGTAGAACAGATCACCATAGTTTGAAGTATCTTCTAGAGCAAAAGGTAACTTCAGCTATCCAACAGAAAGGCTTAACTAAGCTAATTGGGCTTGACTATGAATTTCAGTATAAAAAGTGA
- the LOC104229737 gene encoding vestitone reductase-like, producing the protein MEEGKGKGKLCVTGGSGYLGSWMVMRLLQLGYSVNTTIRSRPDRKRDVSYLTNLPGAQERLRIFKADLDKPESFNPPIEGCIGVFHAAHPIDFENKESEETITQQSINGTLGILQACLNSKTVKRVVYASSASTVMVDTSSIIHENSWTNVDLVRTLKLFGGSYAISKTLTEKAALEFAEKNGIDFVTVIPTWIHGPFITPQIPGSVRSSMEMILGHQNNSMNYPAVVPFVHVDDVTNAHIFLLDYPNAKGRYICSAVEITREKLAEFLTTRYPEFQKQITEYRGTSSEELKIPSLSPKKLLETGFKYKYGLEEMFDGAIECCKQRGIL; encoded by the exons atggaagaaggaaaggggaAGGGAAAATTATGTGTAACAGGAGGAAGTGGTTATCTTGGATCATGGATGGTTATGAGACTTCTCCAACTTGGTTATTCTGTTAACACCACTATTAGGTCTCGTCCAG ATCGCAAGAGGGATGTGAGCTACCTCACAAATCTTCCAGGTGCACAAGAAAGGCTGCGTATTTTTAAAGCTGATCTAGACAAACCAGAGAGTTTCAATCCACCAATTGAAGGCTGTATTGGTGTTTTTCATGCTGCACATCCAATTGATTTTGAGAACAAAGAGAGTGAAGAAACAATAACACAACAATCGATTAATGGGACTTTAGGTATTTTACAGGCGTGTCTGAATTCAAAGACAGTTAAACGTGTCGTGTACGCTTCTAGTGCATCTACGGTTATGGTTGATACTTCAAGTATAATACATGAAAACTCATGGACTAACGTGGATCTTGTGAGAACTTTAAAGCTTTTCGGAGGTTCTTACGCGATTAGCAAGACCTTAACGGAAAAGGCAGCTCTGGAATTTGCAGAAAAAAATGGAATTGATTTTGTGACTGTAATCCCTACTTGGATACATGGCCCCTTTATTACTCCTCAAATTCCTGGCTCTGTTCGCTCATCTATGGAAATGATTCTTG GTCATCAAAATAATAGCATGAATTATCCTGCAGTAGTACCTTTTGTACATGTTGATGATGTGACAAATGCTCACATCTTCCTTCTTGACTATCCTAACGCGAAAGGGAGGTATATCTGTTCAGCTGTTGAAATAACACGTGAAAAGCTAGCTGAATTTCTTACAACTAGATACCCTGAATTTCAAAAACAAATTACTGA GTATCGAGGGACAAGCAGTGAAGAACTTAAAATACCTAGCCTTTCACCAAAAAAGCTTTTGGAGACTGGATTCAAGTACAAGTATGGTCTTGAGGAAATGTTTGATGGAGCAATCGAGTGTTGTAAACAAAGAGGCATACTCTAA